A single window of Girardinichthys multiradiatus isolate DD_20200921_A chromosome 15, DD_fGirMul_XY1, whole genome shotgun sequence DNA harbors:
- the ripply2 gene encoding protein ripply2 — MENNAANSGLGAVVCAGENSTESNLWRPWNKTEGKSAQLTTRSEHGEISSAWPKIPQFIHPVKLFWPKSRCFDYLYRDAETLLRNYPVQATICPYEDSSSDEEGEDEDGDGEEVEGKEQN; from the exons ATGGAGAATAACGCTGCCAACAGTGGATTAGGAGCAGTGGTTTGCGCTGGAGAAAATTCAACGGAAAGCAATTTGTGGAGACCGTGGAATAAAACCGAGGGCAAAAGTGCTCAACTGACG ACTCGCTCTGAGCATGGAGAGATTTCTAGCGCATGGCCCAAGATACCACAATTCATCCATCCCGTCAA gtTATTCTGGCCGAAGTCGAGATGTTTTGACTATCTGTACCGGGATGCAGAAACGCTCCTGCGAAACTATCCAGTCCAAGCGACCATCTGCCCCTACGAAGACTCCAGCAGCGATGAAGAAGGCGAGGATGAGGATGGGGatggggaggaggtggagggaAAGGAGCAGAATTAA